The sequence AGATATGCGAGCCCTGTTGCTCTCGCTGCTCATCCGGCAGCACATGGCACTCCAGGAGAAGTTCAACGCCAAGTACCCGCACGCGTGGCTGGTGTGGGAGGCGGGCGCGTGGAACGTCCCCGAGGAGCAGAACGTGGCGGCCACGCGGCTGCCCATGATGGACCTGCGCGACTGTCTGCCCGCGGGCGACGCGCTGTGCTTCGAGCTGATGGGGGTGGCGGACCGCGGCCCCCTCAAGCTGGGGCGCGCGTCGCACAACACCTTCGTGGTCAACGACGCCACGGTGTCGCGCGAGCAGTTCGCCCTGCACCCCACGCCGGAAGGCGGCTGGAAGGTGGAGCGGCTGGCGCAGTCCCGGCCGGTGACGGTGAACGGCGAGCCGCTGGAGGCCGAGCAGCCGCGCCTCCTGAGCACGGGCGACGAGCTGAAGGTGGGCGACGTGCGCCTCACCTTCCACGACGCCCCGTCGTTCCACGCGCGCATCGGCCGCATCGCCGCGCAGGTGCTGGCGCAGGCCGCCGCCACACCGCCGCCGCGCTGAAGCCCCCGGCGCTGGCGCGCTGAAGCCGCCATGCTGGCGCCGGGGCACGTGCCGCCCCGGGCCGTGGCGTCAACGCGGCGCTCCGGGCG comes from Corallococcus macrosporus and encodes:
- a CDS encoding FHA domain-containing protein, producing the protein MRALLLSLLIRQHMALQEKFNAKYPHAWLVWEAGAWNVPEEQNVAATRLPMMDLRDCLPAGDALCFELMGVADRGPLKLGRASHNTFVVNDATVSREQFALHPTPEGGWKVERLAQSRPVTVNGEPLEAEQPRLLSTGDELKVGDVRLTFHDAPSFHARIGRIAAQVLAQAAATPPPR